The Alnus glutinosa chromosome 10, dhAlnGlut1.1, whole genome shotgun sequence DNA window AATTAAGTATAAGTTTTTGAgagttatttctttgtttgcttatttgggaCAATTAGGgtatttctcttctctttttattattttctctcctcttgatttctcttttcaatcttcaatttttcatttctgCTGCTATCATACGCTATATAAtgtcaaaataattttagttcTGCTCGGCGTTAGAATTTATGGttgaatattttaatttccTGGGAACAATTAACAGTGATATATGGAAAATCAACtaattaaatagaaattaaagcaAATAATGTTGGAGATGACCAATTTGTGCAGGAATCTTCAGTTGGAATACATAGACCTGTATTTGATCCACTGGCCAATCAGTTGGACGCCTGGAAAGGGGGGATGGTCTGTTGATGAAGAGGACCTGATGCCGATGGATTTCAAGTCTGTGTGGGCAGCCATGGAGGAGTGCCAGAGGCTTGGCCTTGCCAAGTCCATTGGAGTCAGCAACTTCTCTTGCAAGAAACTTCAGAACTTGCTCTCCTTTGCCACTATTCCTCCTTCAGTGAATCAAGTGATCGAGTCCACTGCACCAGCTTCAGCTTTTATtcacaaacaatatatatattagtactGTAAATTAAAGATCGATGGTGATTTGTGTAGGTGGAGATGAGCCCAGTTTGGCAACAGAAGAAACTAATAGAATTTTGCAAGGCAAATGGAATTGTTGTCACTGCTTTCTCTCCTTTGGGTGCAAAAGGGAGTAGTTGGGGCACCAACCATGTTATGGAGAATGAAGTACTCCAGGAGATTGCAAAAGCTCGGGGAAAGACTGTTGCTCAGGTTCTATTCAATATTTCATCAAATTGAAAAGGTTGCAATTTGCAAACACCAAGCTTTCAATGctttgggaaaaaaagaaattatatatgtacGCACATATTAGAGAAAATCATGACACTTTTCAGTTTATtgtgctttataaaaaataattgttcgTTGAGGGAcctaaattatatttaactaaatttttaattgaaattaaagataaataaCAGAGACAATGTTTGAATCTCAGGACCTTTGACTCTGATATcgtgttaaatcactacttattctaaaaacttaAGCCGATAGGAaatggttaatttaattattttatttatattttaacattatggaattattttttacttcaattGTGCATCatataagtttaagcttttaggataactGTAGATTTAACACAATATCAAAATAgaggtcctgagttcgaaccatGTCGTCGTTATTTCacttttaatttcaattaaatattttactttttgggCTTCACCTTTAGGGGGGAGTTTAAGGGGGTGGAGTATTAgagcataaattaaataattaaatttatttcttcctataaacgtaagtttttgaaataattggtGATATAATACACCAATATATGCATGTGGCTGTgtgtgtgaatatatatatatatatatatatatatatatgcttcaatATGTTGAAGTAAGTTGATGATAGTGTGGGTTGTTTGTACTTAGGTTTGTCTTAGATGGATTTATGAGCAAGGGGGGACTCTTGCGGTGAAGAGCTACAACAAGGAGAGGTTGAAGGAGAACCTGCAAATCTTTGACTGGGAACTATCAGAGGAGGACTGTAACAAGATCAGTCAAATCAAGCAGCACCGGATGATGCTCAAGGAGGAATTTGTTTCGGCTCGTGGACCCTACAAGTCCGTTGAAGAGCTTTGGGATGGAGAGCTTTAAGGCTTAAGGCTTAAAGCTTAAGCCTTAACCTTTCTTCAACAGTACCCATGCCTAGCTTCTTTATAAGAGAGTGTAATAGGGGTTTGTTTAAGTGCTTCAACTCTTCTGTGTGTACAATATTATAGAGCTCTTTCTTTGCCCccctactaaaaataaaaaataaaatgtctttctTCGTCTTTTAATTATAAGAAATTGAAACAATGTAATTATAGAATTattatgtttgttaaaatttttgttgtcttatcaaaacaaaaatattaacaaatgaCCCAAAACACaactcttaaaaatataaaaaataattttcacctttatatcatatcagaacacattttcaaataaaaaaaattatcctcaaAACACATTTTACAAACATGCACATATTTTTGAATATGTTACTATTGCACTGCTGGCCTGCCCCTGCCCGAGTAGGACCATCTCTAGTTCAAATGAACGGAAAAGTATCTAATTCTTTATATTCTAGGGGTACTTTAAtccaaaaaatctaaaaaaacaaatatatcccTAAATTATAAGGGACCGGCCGAATACTCTCCGGTTCATTTGAATTAGAGAGGAATTTGTTTCTGCCCAAGCCCTGCCCCTTCTAATTATGACATTGACAAAGAAATGTTGTATATGGGTTGTGCCAACAAACTTGTGTACTTGTTGATGCAAGAAAAGATTTGGGAACCAATATTGCAGTCATTTCACCGACAAATGCATTGGCCATTGATGTGAAACGAGATCCATACATGATTTGCAATCACTCTTTCAGGCGCAATCGAATCCAGAGAAGTGCATTTATGGGCACAATAACAACACCCAAAAAGGCATGGAATAGGATCCTCGATCTCCACCGTAGTAACTTACAATATTTAAAGCAACCATTTGCATTTCCATATCAAAATCCTCCTCGTTGATGGCCAAACCTGCAATCATTTTTCTAGTTGCAACATCACTTCTTTGTAACAcatctttttttcctttgttctatGGATAAGATAAAgctcattaaaaataaaataagaacataaGAGAAGGCCGGGGGTGGGAaacccccaacaaacaccccaATAAAGTCATTACAGAGCCCaagaaaaccattaaaaaacaaaaatactggAAATGGGCCTAAGAATTGACCCAATCCAATAGCCAAGAAGGGGGTGCCGAATCTACAGATTTGAAGCAACCCCAAGAAAATTTGGATGCCACAACAAAAAAGATTGCTTTGGAGATCAGCTGGACTGGAAGTGTTGAAGAGTTCCTCCAGTCCGATGTCTGACGAGAGATGTACCGAGTGGTTGTTGTGCAGGGGACATCGGATCTTGCAACTCCACATGGAAAAAGGGGAGACATGCTATGGAGAAGCAGAGAAGTTGAAGGTGGGAGGGGTTGTACA harbors:
- the LOC133880738 gene encoding non-functional NADPH-dependent codeinone reductase 2-like translates to MDGAATNTASKIPEVVLSSTSTRKAMPVIGFGTATDFKDGATLISAALEAIKVGYRHFDTASLYGSEQALGEAIAQALTVGLVTSRDDLFITSKLWCNDAHPHLVLPALQKSLRNLQLEYIDLYLIHWPISWTPGKGGWSVDEEDLMPMDFKSVWAAMEECQRLGLAKSIGVSNFSCKKLQNLLSFATIPPSVNQVEMSPVWQQKKLIEFCKANGIVVTAFSPLGAKGSSWGTNHVMENEVLQEIAKARGKTVAQVCLRWIYEQGGTLAVKSYNKERLKENLQIFDWELSEEDCNKISQIKQHRMMLKEEFVSARGPYKSVEELWDGEL